From one Pseudactinotalea sp. HY158 genomic stretch:
- the tatA gene encoding twin-arginine translocase TatA/TatE family subunit, whose translation MGLKNPVIWLVLIGIVIVLFGASKLPDITRNVGKSLKIFKQEVRELKDDTNVNTGTTGSTAATPPVVEGTASAPSPQAAPAQPEQPPAAPHPSTPPADTNR comes from the coding sequence ATGGGTCTGAAGAATCCAGTCATCTGGCTCGTCCTCATCGGGATCGTCATCGTGCTCTTCGGCGCCTCGAAGCTGCCCGACATCACCCGGAACGTGGGCAAGTCCCTCAAGATCTTCAAGCAGGAGGTCCGCGAGCTCAAGGACGACACGAACGTGAACACGGGCACCACCGGTTCGACCGCGGCCACGCCCCCCGTGGTCGAGGGAACCGCGTCCGCCCCGTCGCCGCAGGCCGCCCCCGCACAGCCCGAGCAGCCGCCGGCCGCGCCGCATCCGAGCACGCCCCCCGCCGACACCAACCGGTAG
- a CDS encoding YafY family protein: MTDHAPDRLARLLALIAYLEENPGVPVARVAEHFGVREQQVLEDVNTLWVSGAPGYLHGDLIDFAADEYDHGVLTLTDDQSMSTPLRLDPAEAVALLVALQSLAAVIGENALVASTSVKLREAAGDAARLTEAVRIDGPEPAEHRGLLATAISADRRVRLRYLSGADEETERDVDPLTLLTDGQHWYLDAWCHRARAPRQFRLDRILSASALPVPRARHAGHAGHAGRRGPGAAGDQVALRLAGRARWVADQVPHTRVDDHDDGSFTLHLGVTDPRWLRRLCLELGPLLLGVGPGPVARDVAGSARAALEAYAAFERPDAAGEQLP; this comes from the coding sequence ATGACGGATCACGCCCCCGACCGGCTGGCCCGCCTGCTGGCGCTCATCGCCTACCTCGAGGAGAACCCGGGCGTGCCCGTGGCCCGGGTCGCCGAACACTTCGGCGTGCGCGAGCAGCAGGTGCTCGAGGACGTGAACACGCTGTGGGTCAGCGGCGCCCCCGGCTACCTGCACGGCGACCTCATCGACTTCGCGGCCGACGAGTACGACCACGGCGTGCTCACGCTCACGGACGACCAGTCGATGTCCACCCCGCTCCGACTCGATCCGGCGGAGGCCGTCGCGCTCCTCGTGGCCCTGCAGTCGCTGGCCGCCGTCATCGGGGAGAACGCGCTCGTGGCCTCCACCTCCGTCAAGCTGCGCGAGGCCGCGGGCGACGCCGCGCGGCTGACCGAGGCGGTCCGCATCGACGGCCCCGAGCCCGCCGAGCATCGCGGCCTGCTGGCCACGGCGATCTCCGCCGACCGGCGAGTGCGGCTGCGCTACCTCTCCGGCGCCGACGAGGAGACCGAGCGGGACGTCGACCCCCTCACGCTCCTGACCGACGGGCAGCACTGGTACCTCGACGCCTGGTGCCACCGGGCCCGCGCGCCCCGGCAGTTCCGGCTCGACCGAATCCTCTCGGCCTCGGCCCTGCCGGTCCCGCGCGCTCGGCACGCCGGACATGCTGGGCATGCCGGGCGGCGCGGACCGGGGGCCGCCGGCGACCAGGTCGCCCTGCGACTGGCCGGCCGGGCGCGCTGGGTGGCCGATCAGGTGCCGCACACCCGGGTCGACGACCACGACGACGGCTCCTTCACCCTCCACCTCGGCGTGACCGACCCCCGCTGGCTCCGGCGGCTGTGTCTCGAACTCGGCCCGCTGCTCCTGGGCGTCGGCCCAGGGCCCGTGGCGCGGGACGTGGCGGGCTCGGCGCGGGCCGCACTCGAGGCCTACGCCGCGTTCGAGCGCCCCGACGCGGCCGGCGAACAGCTCCCATAG
- the lnt gene encoding apolipoprotein N-acyltransferase, with protein MHTPRRLTTLVSAALAGVLTDAAFPQRNLWPLALVGMAMLFLALRRDSARWAVLVGFTWGVGFFLPHLWWAREAVGPVPWIALSVAESLIMAAGCACYVWIRRMPGLRRGGLLAAIAFAAAWTSAEQVRQVWPFGGFPWGRLAFSQTDGPLLALAGVVGAIGVSFVVALLGGVAGVGWQAVRRFDLVRVPAAVLILALGLGAPLLIGLDTRAEAGTLRVGAVQGNVAEPGLDAFGEALQVTTNHVRGTQRLIAEHGPVDLVVWPENAADRDPRSNRQARALVEEAAASAGVPILVGTVRYTDDARYNEMLIWDPVTGAGDAYAKQIPAAFAEYIPMRSIARKFSAAVDLVQVDMARGTEVANLTVPLADRSVDVGTIICFEVAYDSVARDAALAGAEFLLVPTNNATFGYTSESTQQFAMSRFRAVEHGRAVVQISTVGVSGVIMPDGSVSEQTGLYTAEEFAADLPLRTSITLADRLGDAPVVLLLALTGIGFTLGVVSHRRHR; from the coding sequence ATGCACACTCCGCGCCGCCTCACCACCCTCGTGTCGGCGGCCCTCGCCGGAGTGCTCACGGACGCGGCGTTCCCGCAGCGGAATCTGTGGCCGCTGGCCCTCGTGGGGATGGCGATGCTCTTCCTGGCCCTGCGCCGGGACTCGGCCCGGTGGGCCGTCCTGGTCGGCTTCACGTGGGGCGTCGGCTTCTTCCTGCCCCATCTGTGGTGGGCGCGCGAGGCGGTCGGGCCCGTACCGTGGATCGCGCTGTCGGTCGCGGAGAGCCTGATCATGGCGGCGGGCTGCGCCTGTTACGTGTGGATCCGGCGGATGCCCGGGCTGCGCCGGGGCGGCCTCCTCGCCGCGATCGCCTTCGCCGCCGCCTGGACGAGCGCCGAACAGGTGCGTCAGGTCTGGCCCTTCGGCGGGTTCCCCTGGGGGCGGCTCGCGTTCTCCCAGACGGACGGCCCGCTCCTGGCACTCGCCGGAGTGGTGGGCGCCATCGGCGTGTCCTTCGTCGTCGCCCTCCTCGGCGGCGTCGCCGGGGTCGGCTGGCAGGCGGTCCGCCGGTTCGATCTCGTGCGGGTGCCGGCGGCCGTGCTCATCCTCGCGCTCGGGCTCGGGGCCCCGCTGCTCATCGGCCTCGACACCCGGGCAGAGGCCGGCACCCTGCGAGTCGGGGCCGTGCAGGGGAACGTGGCCGAGCCCGGGCTGGACGCGTTCGGCGAGGCCCTCCAGGTGACCACCAACCACGTCCGCGGCACGCAGCGGCTCATCGCCGAACACGGACCGGTCGACCTCGTCGTGTGGCCCGAGAACGCCGCGGACCGCGACCCCCGCTCGAACCGGCAGGCCCGCGCGCTCGTCGAGGAGGCGGCAGCGAGCGCCGGGGTCCCGATCCTGGTGGGCACGGTGCGCTACACCGACGACGCCCGCTATAACGAGATGCTCATCTGGGATCCGGTCACCGGGGCGGGGGACGCCTACGCCAAGCAGATCCCGGCGGCGTTCGCCGAGTACATCCCGATGCGCTCGATCGCCCGGAAGTTCTCCGCGGCGGTCGACCTGGTCCAGGTCGACATGGCCCGGGGCACGGAGGTGGCGAACCTGACCGTGCCGCTGGCGGACCGTTCGGTCGACGTGGGAACGATCATCTGCTTCGAGGTCGCCTACGACTCGGTGGCCCGCGACGCCGCCCTCGCCGGCGCGGAGTTCCTGCTCGTGCCGACGAATAATGCGACGTTCGGGTACACCTCGGAATCGACCCAGCAGTTCGCGATGTCCCGGTTCCGGGCGGTCGAGCACGGCCGGGCGGTCGTTCAGATCTCCACCGTGGGCGTCTCCGGGGTGATCATGCCCGACGGGTCCGTCTCGGAGCAGACCGGGCTGTACACGGCCGAGGAGTTCGCGGCCGACCTCCCGCTGCGCACCTCGATCACGCTCGCCGACCGCCTGGGCGACGCCCCCGTCGTCCTGCTGCTCGCGCTCACCGGGATAGGGTTCACTCTGGGAGTGGTCTCCCACCGCCGTCACCGCTGA
- a CDS encoding polyprenol monophosphomannose synthase, translating into MRTVVIIPTYNEREALPITLAALRADVPEVDVLIVDDNSPDGTGRWADEYAAGDPRVQVLHRSSKDGLGRAYIAGFRWALARGYASIVEMDADSSHRSLDLPALLRAAADGADLVIGSRWVPGGAVENWPLHRQLLSRGATTYTRLAMGLPVRDATAGFRVYSARQLGSLDLDEVDSQGYCFQIDMTWRVYRAGGRIVEVPITFVERSEGQSKMSGAIVREALVKVTGWGAARRWQQLRGLVRPGPRSA; encoded by the coding sequence ATGCGCACCGTGGTGATCATCCCCACCTATAACGAGCGGGAGGCTCTGCCGATCACGCTCGCCGCGCTGCGCGCGGACGTGCCCGAGGTCGACGTGCTCATCGTCGACGACAACTCCCCGGACGGCACGGGCCGCTGGGCCGACGAGTACGCGGCCGGCGACCCGCGGGTGCAGGTGCTTCACCGCAGCTCCAAGGACGGGCTCGGGCGGGCGTACATCGCGGGCTTCCGCTGGGCGCTCGCGCGGGGGTACGCCTCGATCGTGGAGATGGACGCGGACAGCTCGCATCGCTCGCTCGACCTGCCGGCGCTGCTGCGCGCCGCGGCCGATGGGGCCGACCTCGTGATCGGCTCCCGGTGGGTGCCCGGCGGGGCGGTCGAGAACTGGCCGCTGCACCGGCAGCTCCTCTCGCGCGGGGCGACGACCTACACGCGGCTGGCGATGGGCCTGCCCGTGCGCGATGCCACCGCCGGGTTCCGGGTCTATTCCGCGCGGCAGCTCGGCTCCCTCGACCTCGACGAGGTGGACTCCCAGGGCTACTGCTTCCAGATCGACATGACGTGGCGGGTGTACCGGGCGGGCGGGCGGATCGTCGAGGTGCCGATCACCTTCGTCGAACGCTCCGAGGGCCAGTCGAAGATGTCCGGGGCGATCGTGCGCGAGGCGCTGGTCAAGGTGACCGGCTGGGGTGCGGCCCGACGGTGGCAGCAGCTGCGCGGCCTCGTGCGGCCCGGCCCGCGCTCGGCCTGA
- a CDS encoding RNA helicase: MTSPAERYAASRSRSSRSKRFELGYSFALDEFQREGCRAIDEGRGVLVAAPTGAGKTVVGEYAVHAALATGRKAFYTTPIKALSNQKFADLTAVHGAENVGLLTGDTSINGQAPIVVMTTEVLRNMLYAGSDALRGLGYVVMDEVHYLADRFRGPVWEEVILHLADDVQLVSLSATVSNAEEFGQWLTEVRGDTAVIVSEHRPVPLWQHVMVGPRLVDLYASEVDPTAPGVNPPISPDLVEAIRDAESSRPGSRGGGPGRRGSGGGHRRGQRGGHRPWQVRPAPRSIVVDRLDRAGLLPAIVFIFSRAGCDAAVLQLLTSGVQLTTPAEQDRIEEILAERTAALPREDLEVLGFWSWRQALLAGVASHHAGLLPVFKETVETLFTAGLIKVVFATETLALGINMPARSVVLEKLDKWDGQRHADITAGEYTQLTGRAGRRGIDVEGHAVVLYSSGMDPVGIAGLASRRTYPLRSAFRPTYNMAVNLIDATGAARARETLETSFAQFQADRAVVGLARQARAHTEALEGYAEAMSCHLGDFGEYIELRDRISRREKELSRSRSREQREAVAEAVAGLRRGDVIQLPGGRRSGHAVVLERPDRADLDGPSVLVLTDESRVRRLGGAELPYGTRAIAQVRIPKQFNPRRPHDRKDLGASMRAALGALAHAAPGPERLPSRAGSDDDLARLRAALRAHPCHGCAEREDHARWAQRWHRLKVEHDKLMRRIEGRTSSIARDFDRVCEVLLALGYLDDSGAEEEPAGGGGLTVTEQGRRLRRIYSERDLIVAESLRGRFWQDLDAPELAAVVAGVLYEARGDEVSPFPPVPGGREGQLGRALLRTVAVSHDVAALERGTGLTAGDPLDLGLVLPMLRWASGDGLDSVLSGADLAAGDFVRWARQVLDLLDQLTLTAPTAAQRDRARAAIRLVRRGVVAQDVFG; this comes from the coding sequence ATGACCTCCCCGGCAGAACGCTACGCTGCATCGCGCTCCCGCTCGAGTCGGTCGAAGCGCTTCGAGCTCGGCTACTCCTTCGCCCTCGACGAGTTCCAGCGGGAGGGCTGTCGGGCGATCGACGAGGGCCGCGGCGTGCTCGTGGCGGCCCCGACCGGCGCGGGCAAGACCGTGGTGGGCGAGTACGCCGTCCATGCGGCGCTGGCGACGGGGCGCAAGGCGTTCTACACGACGCCGATCAAGGCGCTGAGCAACCAGAAGTTCGCCGACCTCACCGCCGTGCACGGGGCCGAGAACGTCGGCCTGCTCACGGGGGACACGTCGATCAACGGTCAGGCACCGATCGTGGTGATGACCACCGAGGTCCTGCGGAACATGCTCTACGCGGGCTCGGATGCGCTGCGCGGGCTCGGCTACGTCGTCATGGACGAGGTGCACTACCTGGCGGACCGGTTCCGCGGGCCCGTCTGGGAGGAGGTCATCCTCCATCTCGCGGACGACGTGCAGCTCGTCTCCCTCTCGGCCACGGTCTCCAACGCCGAGGAGTTCGGGCAATGGCTCACCGAGGTCCGCGGCGACACGGCGGTGATCGTCTCCGAGCACCGGCCCGTGCCGCTGTGGCAACACGTGATGGTCGGGCCCCGGCTCGTCGACCTGTACGCCTCCGAGGTCGACCCGACCGCACCGGGGGTCAACCCGCCGATCTCACCGGATCTCGTCGAGGCCATCCGGGACGCGGAGAGCTCCCGTCCGGGCTCCCGCGGCGGCGGCCCGGGCCGGCGGGGCTCCGGCGGAGGGCACCGGCGGGGACAGCGCGGCGGACACCGGCCCTGGCAGGTGCGCCCCGCCCCCCGCTCGATCGTCGTGGACCGCCTCGACCGGGCCGGACTCCTGCCCGCGATCGTCTTCATCTTCTCCCGTGCGGGCTGCGACGCCGCGGTGCTGCAACTGCTCACCTCGGGCGTGCAGCTGACGACGCCGGCGGAGCAGGACCGGATCGAGGAGATCCTCGCCGAGCGGACCGCGGCCCTCCCGCGGGAGGATCTCGAGGTGCTCGGATTCTGGAGCTGGCGACAGGCCCTGCTCGCGGGCGTCGCCTCCCACCACGCCGGCCTCCTGCCGGTCTTCAAGGAGACGGTCGAGACGCTCTTCACGGCGGGGCTGATCAAGGTCGTCTTCGCCACCGAGACCCTCGCCCTCGGCATCAACATGCCGGCGCGCAGCGTCGTGCTCGAGAAGCTCGACAAGTGGGACGGCCAACGCCACGCGGACATCACGGCGGGGGAGTACACCCAGCTCACGGGCCGGGCCGGCCGGCGGGGGATCGACGTCGAGGGGCACGCGGTCGTGCTCTACTCCTCCGGGATGGACCCGGTGGGCATCGCCGGGCTCGCGTCCCGACGGACCTACCCGCTGCGGTCCGCCTTCCGGCCCACGTACAACATGGCCGTCAACCTCATCGACGCCACGGGGGCGGCCCGGGCGCGAGAGACCCTCGAGACCTCCTTCGCCCAGTTCCAGGCCGACCGGGCCGTGGTCGGGCTGGCGCGGCAGGCGCGCGCGCACACCGAGGCCCTCGAGGGCTATGCCGAGGCGATGTCGTGTCACCTCGGCGACTTCGGAGAGTACATCGAGCTGCGCGATCGCATCAGCCGACGCGAGAAGGAGCTCTCCCGCTCCCGATCCCGGGAGCAGCGGGAGGCCGTGGCGGAGGCGGTCGCCGGGCTGCGCCGGGGCGACGTCATCCAGCTGCCCGGCGGGCGCCGGTCCGGGCATGCGGTCGTGCTCGAACGCCCCGACCGCGCCGACCTCGACGGGCCGAGCGTGCTCGTGCTCACGGACGAGTCCCGGGTCCGCCGCCTCGGTGGCGCCGAGCTCCCGTACGGCACCCGCGCGATCGCCCAGGTGCGCATCCCCAAGCAGTTCAACCCGCGTCGTCCACACGACCGCAAGGATCTCGGCGCGAGCATGCGGGCCGCGCTCGGCGCCCTCGCCCACGCCGCTCCCGGCCCCGAGCGGCTGCCCTCGAGGGCCGGCTCGGACGACGACCTCGCCCGCCTCCGGGCGGCGCTGCGGGCCCACCCCTGCCACGGCTGCGCCGAACGGGAGGACCACGCCCGGTGGGCGCAGCGATGGCACCGGCTCAAGGTCGAACACGACAAGCTCATGCGCCGGATCGAAGGCCGCACGAGCTCGATCGCCCGGGACTTCGACCGCGTGTGCGAGGTCCTCCTCGCGCTCGGATACCTCGACGACTCCGGCGCCGAGGAGGAGCCGGCGGGCGGGGGCGGGCTGACCGTGACCGAGCAGGGGCGGCGGCTGCGCCGGATCTACTCCGAGCGTGACCTCATCGTCGCCGAGAGCCTGCGCGGACGATTCTGGCAGGACCTGGACGCCCCGGAACTCGCGGCCGTCGTCGCCGGGGTGCTGTACGAGGCCCGCGGGGACGAGGTCTCCCCGTTTCCACCCGTCCCCGGTGGGCGGGAGGGGCAGCTGGGCCGGGCGCTCCTGCGGACCGTCGCGGTGAGCCACGACGTCGCCGCGCTCGAACGCGGCACGGGCCTGACGGCCGGGGACCCGCTCGATCTCGGGCTCGTCCTCCCGATGCTGCGCTGGGCCTCCGGCGACGGACTCGACAGCGTGCTCAGCGGCGCCGACCTCGCCGCGGGCGACTTCGTCCGCTGGGCCCGGCAGGTGCTCGACCTGCTCGACCAGCTCACCCTCACCGCCCCGACCGCCGCGCAGCGCGACCGGGCCCGGGCGGCCATCCGGCTCGTGCGCCGCGGGGTCGTCGCCCAGGACGTCTTCGGCTGA
- the tatC gene encoding twin-arginine translocase subunit TatC, which yields MALGDHLRELRRRFMLGAIGLVVGAVIGWLAFDLVFAILQEPFDKLNDRGLVAKLNFTAIASSFDLKIRISLFVGTLVSAPWWLYQMWAFITPGLTKKERRRTIAVVAAGVPLFLAGATMAWLVLPKAVAILTQFTPEGVVNFIDANVYLKFVMQFVLAFGAAFLMPLFMVVLSAMGIVKGRTWLRGWRWAILAIFLFCAIATPTTDVVSMFIMASPIIALYFIAVFFSVRQDKRIAKRRAALDAELAAEDESAGSAGSGEPAETIGANPADVTDRSR from the coding sequence ATGGCGCTGGGCGACCATCTGCGGGAGCTGCGGCGGCGCTTCATGCTCGGCGCGATCGGCCTCGTCGTCGGCGCCGTCATCGGGTGGCTCGCCTTCGACCTCGTCTTCGCGATCCTGCAGGAGCCGTTCGACAAGCTGAACGACCGGGGCCTGGTCGCCAAGCTGAACTTCACCGCGATCGCCTCGTCCTTCGACCTGAAGATCCGGATCTCCCTCTTCGTCGGCACGCTCGTGTCGGCCCCGTGGTGGCTCTACCAGATGTGGGCCTTCATCACCCCGGGCCTGACCAAGAAGGAACGCCGCCGCACGATCGCGGTCGTGGCGGCCGGGGTGCCGCTGTTCCTCGCCGGTGCGACGATGGCCTGGCTGGTCCTGCCCAAGGCCGTGGCGATCCTCACGCAGTTCACCCCCGAGGGCGTCGTCAACTTCATCGACGCGAACGTCTACCTCAAGTTCGTCATGCAGTTCGTGCTCGCCTTCGGGGCGGCCTTCCTCATGCCGCTGTTCATGGTCGTGCTCTCGGCCATGGGCATCGTCAAGGGGAGGACCTGGCTGCGCGGCTGGCGCTGGGCGATCCTGGCGATCTTCCTCTTCTGCGCGATCGCGACGCCGACGACCGACGTCGTGTCCATGTTCATCATGGCCTCGCCGATCATCGCCCTCTACTTCATCGCGGTCTTCTTCAGCGTGCGACAGGACAAGCGGATCGCGAAGCGCCGGGCCGCGCTCGACGCCGAACTGGCCGCCGAGGACGAGTCGGCGGGTTCGGCAGGGTCGGGGGAGCCTGCGGAGACCATCGGGGCGAATCCGGCGGATGTGACAGACCGGTCCCGATGA
- a CDS encoding diacylglycerol kinase family protein, translating into MRRSHRLGVIVNPVAGHGRGRTGGHTVLTELARCGYEVVDLSGQSATDALRHAHSARADYDALVVVGGDGMAHLGFNAVAGTPTPLGLIAVGSGNDLARSLGLPIHDVPAGIALIGAALSGPPRRIDAIETTVAAPHPARVSTRPDGLDWAAAIVSAGFDAAVNDRANSYRRPRGGARYVRGVLAELRTFRPYGYRLTIDGATREFDGALVALANGRTFGGGMAIAPDARLDDGLIDVVIARDIGRAELLRVFPRVYRGTHVDHPAVEVLRARHVRIEAIEGHPSPVPVAFADGEPLGAVPLEATIRPGAVRFLGPGRGGHPRAVG; encoded by the coding sequence ATGAGGCGATCGCACCGGTTGGGTGTGATCGTCAATCCGGTCGCCGGCCACGGCCGCGGCCGCACCGGCGGGCACACCGTGCTGACCGAACTGGCGCGATGCGGCTACGAGGTCGTCGACCTCTCCGGGCAGAGCGCCACCGACGCGCTGCGTCATGCGCACTCCGCCCGGGCGGACTACGACGCGCTCGTGGTCGTCGGCGGGGACGGGATGGCCCACCTCGGCTTCAACGCCGTGGCCGGCACGCCGACCCCGCTCGGTCTCATCGCCGTCGGCTCCGGGAACGATCTCGCCCGCAGCCTCGGGCTGCCGATCCACGACGTGCCCGCGGGCATCGCCCTCATCGGCGCCGCCCTGAGCGGCCCGCCGCGGCGCATCGACGCCATCGAGACCACCGTCGCGGCGCCGCACCCGGCGCGCGTCTCGACGCGGCCGGACGGGCTCGACTGGGCCGCGGCGATCGTCTCGGCCGGCTTCGACGCCGCCGTGAACGACCGGGCCAACTCCTACCGCAGGCCCCGGGGCGGGGCACGGTACGTGCGTGGGGTGCTCGCGGAGCTGCGCACGTTCCGACCCTACGGCTACCGGCTCACGATCGACGGCGCCACCCGGGAGTTCGACGGCGCCCTCGTCGCCCTGGCGAACGGTCGCACCTTCGGCGGCGGCATGGCGATCGCCCCGGACGCCCGCCTCGACGACGGGCTCATCGACGTCGTCATCGCCCGCGACATCGGCCGGGCCGAACTCCTGCGCGTGTTCCCGCGGGTGTACCGGGGCACCCACGTCGATCACCCCGCCGTGGAGGTCCTCCGGGCCCGGCACGTGCGGATCGAGGCGATCGAGGGCCATCCCAGCCCGGTCCCGGTGGCCTTCGCCGACGGCGAACCCCTGGGGGCCGTGCCCCTCGAGGCCACGATCCGGCCCGGCGCCGTGCGCTTCCTGGGACCCGGCAGAGGCGGGCACCCGCGCGCCGTAGGCTGA